The following coding sequences lie in one Apium graveolens cultivar Ventura chromosome 3, ASM990537v1, whole genome shotgun sequence genomic window:
- the LOC141713303 gene encoding uncharacterized protein LOC141713303, with protein MNLLIPRPTCISIHRPQFCKLKPTKSQCQYNTETPPTSKPQLMTERGLQFDVGDTFFRHESATGRDLGVLAASIHKKRNHNKLKVLDAMCGCGIRSLRYLVESDADFVLANDADDVHRRLLLSNLSSLVSRIDEEDGIGRRRWVVTNDDANRVMMECCLRRDYFDFIDIDSFGSDSSFLRSAFGAVRFGGLLYVTSTDGYTSGGHRPLHSLSSYGAYISPMPYCNELGLRMLIGGAIREAAVLGYNVTPLFSYYSYHGPVFRVLLRVNRGKLPISRHYNFIRYCTDCGNSEAVSWDKLGQINCPCNSKVPGSLVVSGPLWTGPLHSESYLKEMLNLAEEWGWIGNNAGVDLEKLLKYMIDESDPQLSFGYIKLDEVSSRGKINTPPIRSMLSSLQKKGYSASRSHIESNAIKTNCPMSMCIVMAEELQAR; from the exons ATGAATTTGTTGATCCCTAGACCCACATGCATTTCAATTCATAGACCCCAATTCTGTAAATTAAAACCCACCAAATCTCAATGCCAATACAACACTGAAACACCCCCCACCTCAAAACCCCAGTTGATGACTGAAAGGGGTTTACAATTTGATGTAGGTGACACTTTCTTCCGTCACGAGAGCGCCACTGGGCGTGACCTCGGTGTTCTCGCCGCCTCTATTCACAAGAAACGCAATCACAACAAACTCAAGGTTCTTGACGCTATGTGTGGTTGCGGCATTCGTTCTCTGCGTTACTTAGTTGAGTCTGATGCTGATTTTGTATTAGCTAACGATGCGGATGATGTTCATAGGAGACTGCTTTTGTCCAATTTATCATCACTAGTTTCCAGAATTGATGAGGAGGATGGCATTGGTAGGAGGAGATGGGTTGTTACCAATGATGATGCCAATAGAGTAATGATGGAGTGTTGTCTTCGAAGGgattattttgattttattgatattgaTTCTTTTGGGAGTGATTCCAGTTTTTTAAGATCTGCATTTGGTGCTGTGAGATTTGGTGGTTTGTTATATGTTACTTCTACTGATGGATACACTTCCGGTGGTCATCGTCCTCTTCA CTCTTTATCTTCTTATGGAGCATATATTTCTCCTATGCCGTACTGCAATGAGCTTGGTTTGAGAATGCTTATAGGAGGGGCCATTCGTGAAGCTGCAGTACTAGGTTACAATGTTACGCCACTTTTTTCATATTATTCATACCATGGACCCGTATTCAGAGTTTTGCTTCGTGTCAATCGAGGAAAGCTTCCCATCAGCAG GCATTACAATTTTATCAGATACTGCACTGATTGTGGAAATTCTGAAGCAGTATCATGGGACAAACTTGGTCAAATAAATTGTCCGTGCAACTCAAAG GTTCCGGGTTCGCTTGTTGTTTCAGGGCCTCTTTGGACAGGACCTCTTCACAGTGAAAGCTATCTCAAGGAGATGCTAAATTTGGCTGAAGAATGGGGATGGATAGGAAATAATGCTGGAGTAGATCTCGAGAAGCTATTGAAGTATATGATAGATGAAAGTGACCCCCAATTATCATTTGGATACATCAAGTTGGATGAG GTGTCAAGCCGTGGAAAAATCAATACCCCTCCTATCAGGAGCATGCTGAGCTCCTTGCAGAAG AAGGGATACAGTGCAAGTAGATCACATATTGAATCCAATGCAATTAAGACAAATTGTCCAATGTCCATGTGCATTGTGATGGCAGAGGAACTTCAAGCGCGCTAA